The Triticum urartu cultivar G1812 chromosome 5, Tu2.1, whole genome shotgun sequence genome contains the following window.
TGACACTTGGGCGAATTGCATTTTGGAGTTTTTGGGCATGCAGTAACACTGTGCACTTCTATAAAACACAGGCGGCCGATTCCTTATGATGAACTCAAAAAGCTCGGGATCCCACCACCACCTGAGGGACGGTATATGACACGTTTTGAGgtattttttttactttgccACTCTTACCTTGTACTACTTCTGAAGGGGGATGTTGTTTAATTTTACGAGGTATTACCACTAAAATGTTCTAAGATTAACCCTGTTAGAAATGTGAACATGTCAATTTAATCTTTAAATGGTAAAAGATGCAAAGAGCAAATTCATGATATTTCCAGAGAAAACATTTATGCATAAAAATTACAAAGAGAGAGTAAAACTGTTATTATCTTGAAATATTAAGAAGAAAGGGGTAATACTTCTTGTATGTACTTTTAGCCCACATATTCACCCATTGTTGTCATTATTGAACCCACATGAGGACATGAGGAGAACTGGAAAGTTAACCATTGCATTTGTTTGTTCTCACAAAGCAGACTGGATTTTTATTCACTCTGCTGTGCTATGATATGCCTTACATTTACATTCATGTGTGCTGTAATTGGGGTATGGTTTAGTTATTCCATGCCTGCTTACTGCCATGGAGTGGAGTGGAATAACGCTGTCAACTCCCACCATCACAGGTTCCCCCACCACCTAGACGAAAAGGAGGCAATGTTGACAGGGAAGAGTCGCCACCTCCTAGGAGAATATCCAAGGACAGGGCTGATAGCACCTACAGAAGACAGAGAAGTCCAACTGAAGACGAAGGCAGCCCACGCAGGCGCAAAAGCAGCCATGACCACAGGGAAGAATCGCAAAGGAGGATGAGGTCATCTAGGGAGGCAAGCACCTACAGCAGGCAGAGAAGCCCAACTGGAGACGGCGGCGACCATCACAAGCAAAAAGGCCACCGAGAGCAGGGCGATATCAGCAGCTATGATAGGCATGTAAGCCCAGCCGAAGACGACGGCGGTCATCACCGCAAGCGAAGAAGAAGCCGAGAGCCTGGAGATATCAGGAGGAGCCACAGTAGGCGGAGAAGCCCAACTGAAGACGATGCCGGTCGCCGCAAGCGAAGAAAAAGCCGAGAGCTTGGAGATACCAGTAGCCACAGCAGGCATAGAAGCCCAGCCGAATACGACGGCGGCGGTCATCACAAGCGGAGGAAGAGCCGAGAGCCAGGAGAGGTGTCGCCTGGCACGGAGGATGGCAGTGCCAGAAGAGGTGGAACCTCTGCTGAAGCAGACCACAGCCCTCGTCATCGATCTCATCGGGAGCAGAGGCATCATGGCGGCAGCAGCCGTTCCCGCCACGGCGACCGTGCTCGCTCCAGGAGATCCGAGAGCCGAGATTATAGTCAGTAGATGTCTGTCATTTCCGCGGTGTGAGAAACAAATGGATCCCTCGCCTATGTGCTGCTCGCTTGATTTGATGAGGTTCGTCACCGCCATGTGTAGGCTCTGTTCTGTTGCCGGGTGTTTGTCTTGCCAGGCGACACCGCCCGCCGTATGTGTTGGATCCACAGTTGGTTCCTGAGCAGCTGGGATAGTTCTAATTCTAGCTCTGGTAATTCAGGTTGGATCCCTGGCTGTAAGTATAGCTTGCAATTTTATGAAACGATCTTGGTATAGACGTTGCTTGAATAATTTTGATTTGATGACCCTGACTACAGTGTGGTACTAGCATTTGTTCCGATTAACAGATCTTGGTATCGATACATAGGCATCGTCTGAATAAAATTTATATCTCCGGACGATGATGTCCAAGCGCCAAGCTAAATCAGCACTTCAGTCCGGTCTCTAGCAGCAAACTTTCAGGTTGCTTACTCTCGGAAGGCAAAACTGAAGTGTGTCTAAACCGATCAAGGGATATGTGAAATTGGATGTTGAAGCCGCTTTTGACTCTGATTCTCTTCAAGGTGTAATTGGTGCAATACTGAGAGATGATAGAGGTACCCTCATAGCAACAATGAATGAGAAACTTGATGTTTGTGTGGATGCTTTTATGGCAGAACCTATGGCGCTGGGATTTGGTTTGAATCTAGCTCAATCTGTCAGCCGTAACCGAATGATAATCAACTCTGATAACGCGGATGTAATCACAACTATGCATGAAGGAGGTTCGTTTGCTGGTCTTACGGGTTGCGGCAGCTGTCTTTGAAGACTGTTATCACATGTCCACGGATTTTTCTCATGTAATCTATGAACATTGTCCTAGAGAAGCTAATGTAATAGCCCATGAATTAACCTTCATAGCAACAGTGATGTAACTATTGTGACCAATGAATAATGATGGATTTGAATGTAAGAAAAAGAGAACAATGTTGTGTGTGCGACAATTTTTTTGCCACACAATTGACTCATTCTCTCTCCATCTCTAAAAAAGGTCACTCAGACGTCAGGAGCTATCCTTTTTTTTAGCTTGGAACACTACAGTTCCACTCATTACTCAGGCACAGTGAGATCACTGGCCACCAAGAAGCTTACATCCGCTGGCACTCAACAAAGGGAAACAAGTAACAAGGTAGGGTTCTTGCCAAATCACAAAGGGAGGTGATAGCTTGATGATCTATGATGAGATCCTTCTCCCAAGATGCAGGTCTTGTGATATAGAGAGATCCTTCTCCCAAGATGGAGGTCTTGTTCCTCTAGGAGGAGGTACAAGGAGCAAAGATCTCTCAATTTAGTCTAGTATGCTTTGCTAACCCTATTTGTGAGCTAGGAGAGGAGAACTTATAGTCTAGGGGCGAGAGAGGAATACAAGGGTCATGGCTCTACACTCCGCGCACAGGCATGCCGTTAGTACCGGGGTGGTGCAGGTAGTACCGCGGTGATGGCCAATAGTAACGGCCACATGGCGGTTGTTCGGGTTGGAGCACTCAACCAGTAGTTCCAGTGTCAGGGCCGTAAGTACTGCTAATTCGAGGATAGGTGGTAGTTTCGTGCTAGCGCTAGTGAAGTGTCGCTTGCAAGTCAGAGGGTTCCGGGGTCGGCTGGTAGTGGAGTGGTAGAAAGCGCGGAAGTTTCGATGGCACCGAGGCAAGTAGTACGGGCCAGGGGAGCGACCGTACTACTTTGCGGCAGgtgtggtagtaccgctcggAGGGTTCATAGTACCGCCTGCTTCAGGACTTGGctccttctcttcttcttctcggTATTCCTCTTCCTCCATGGCTTGGCCTTGATCCCTAGCTTCTCCATGGTCGCTCCCATGTACTTGAGTATTCACAATGTCTTCGCTTTAGGTAAGTAGTCATGTCTCAAGTGAAGTGAAAGCTAGTTCAAAGAGGAGCGAGTTAACCTCTTCTTGTATGGCGCTTGCACGTGCTCTAATCATTGGTCCATCTGGAGATTGGGGTGTTGGTGTAGAATCCATGGGGATGACCATTGGTTCCAAAATCGAGTTTTGCGCCCTGACCTCCGATCTGGAACTTTTTTCATGATCAATAGTACTTCCCCCTCCCCGACTGGCACTACTGCCCCCACCCACCCGGTACTTCCGACCCCCACAAATGGTACTTCCATTTCACACCAGGACCAGTACTACCGCCCCTGATAATTTCAGCCTCGGTTGATTCACCGTTTTGGCCATAACTTCTTCATTTGCACTCCGATTTGAGCGCTCTTGGGCTCGTTTTGAAGCTACTGATGTGCCCGAGGCTCTCGCATAGGTATCCACATCAT
Protein-coding sequences here:
- the LOC125510068 gene encoding U11/U12 small nuclear ribonucleoprotein 35 kDa protein, translating into MRVGVGGSAGAVFYADKYHPIQAGSIDGTDVAPHDNAVLRALLCSTAGLYDPFGDPKAAGDPYCTVFVGHLSRLTDDETVRKAMGRYGKVKSMRLVRDIVTGASHGYAFVEYETDKEMRRAYEDAHHSIIDGSEVIVDYYRQQLMPGWIPRRLGGGLGGKKESGQLRFGGRERPFRAPLRPIPYDELKKLGIPPPPEGRYMTRFEVPPPPRRKGGNVDREESPPPRRISKDRADSTYRRQRSPTEDEGSPRRRKSSHDHREESQRRMRSSREASTYSRQRSPTGDGGDHHKQKGHREQGDISSYDRHVSPAEDDGGHHRKRRRSREPGDIRRSHSRRRSPTEDDAGRRKRRKSRELGDTSSHSRHRSPAEYDGGGHHKRRKSREPGEVSPGTEDGSARRGGTSAEADHSPRHRSHREQRHHGGSSRSRHGDRARSRRSESRDYSQ